The window CTCTGCCGAGTTTGGCCGTGCTACAGGCGCTGTTGTGAATGCTACGACCAAGAGTGGATCGAACCATATCCATGGCGTCGTCTACGAATTCCTGCGCAACCAGGCGTTTGATGCTCGGAACTACTTCGATCAAACTTTGCCTCCCTATCATCAGAACCAGTTCGGAGCGACCATCGGTCTCCCGATTATTCACAACAAGCTGTTTCTATTTTTGGACTATGAAGGTTTGCGCCTATCGCAGGGGCAGACCTATACCGCATTGGTCCCCACTGCGCAGCAACGTATAGGAGATTTTTCGAGCCAGCTTGACCTTACTTCGCCTACTGGGGTGCAAGACTGTAACGGCAACCCAACCTACAACGGAGAGCTATTCAACACCAAACTGACCCAGGCTTCGGCGGCCAGTCCAACGGGCTATTGCGGCGTTCCGTTCGGTTATAACGCGGATGGCACACCGTCAAACGTCATTCCCGATGCAAGTATCGATTCGCTCGGAGCCAAGCTGGTGGCTTTGTACCCGGCGCAAAATGCGAACGGTTCAGGCTACAACTATGTTTCGAATCCTAACCTGATACGCAACGCGAACCAGGGCGATGTTCGTGTCGATCAGGTATTGACGCATAGCGACAATATCTTTTATCGGTTCAGCATGAGCCGCTCTCCTTCAACGATTCCAGCAACGTTTCCTGGCTTCGCTGATGGCGGTGGCTTCTTCACAGGGGTGGGACAGAATAATGCTTATTCAGTTGCCGTGAGTGAGACGCACGTCTTCTCTCCGACACGCGTGAATGAGATCCGCATTGGTTACAACAGGCTTCACACGAACAGATTCCAGTTTTTCTCCAACACAGACGTCTCAGAGACGGTTGGTTTTCCTGGGGTTCCATATCAGGCAGGCACTGATAACGGGGGACTGCCGCAGATGTACTTCAACGATGTGGCTACCCTTGGGAGTCCTACCTATCTTCCTTCGAACGAGATTCAAAACACCTATTCCTTATCCGACACCTTTACTCTGATTGCAGGTGAGCACAGCATTAAGTTCGGCGGCGAGATACGGCCGGAAGAGTTCACGATCTTCCAGCCTGCAGCCCCGCGCGGAACCTTAACCTTTGGGACCCAGTTCACGGATAATCCAGCAGCACAGGGAACCGGCGGCAGCGGATTGGCAACACTGCTCACAGGTCAGCCGGATGGTGGCGGGATTAACAACATCAACAACGTTGATTACAACAGGAAAGTCTTTGGAATTTTCTTGCAGGATGACTGGCGCGCCACACCCAAATTGACAATTAATGCTGGCATTCGTTACGACTTCTTCTCCGCCATTCTCGAACGGCACAATTCGCAGGCGAACTTTAATCCCGTTACAGGTGAACTCGACATTCCTCGTAGCAACAGCGCTGTTCTGACACCGACGCTTGCAGGATTGCTCACGGTGAACAGAACGGCTTCGAACGGATTGATTCCGCCGATCTATACCAACGTTTCGCCGCGCCTCGGCTTGGCTCTCCAGTTCTCGCCAGGATGGGTGCTGCGTGCGGGCAGTGGTCTCTTCTTCAATGGAGAAGAGAGCGGTCCATATAGTAATCCGAGCCCAGGTTTTAATCCGCCTTACTTCGCATCGCAAAACTATGTTGCGCCTTGCAGCCTCGCATCGTATGCCTCTGTGCTGGACTGCTCGATTCCAGGCCTTCGTACACTATCGGACGGCTTTCCGTCTGACGCTCTCAGTGACCCGAATACACCAAATCTCTTCTCTGAAGACAAGCTGAGGACGCCTTACGTAGCGCAGTGGCATTTGACAGTGCAGCACGAGATTACGCAACACATGACTGCCGAGGTGGCGTATGTCGGTTCCAAAGGCACGCACCTCTATACCTTCTCAAATGTCAATCAGGCTGCACCTACGGCGGATACGTCCGCGCCATCCGCCCCGCGTCGTCCCTTTCCTACCCTCGATACCTCGATTGGATGGTTGCGTTCGGACGGTTTCACTAACTACAACTCTGCACAGTTTAAACTCGAGCAGCACCTAAGCCATGGAGTCGCGGCGATTGTGAACTATACCTATAGTCACGGGCTCGGCAACTCTTCCAACGCCAATCTAGGAGCTCAAAATAATGACTCCTTTCGTGACATCAGACTGCTCGGCGAGTATGGAAATTTGGACTTCGACGTCCGGCATCGCTTTACGACGGGCTACTCCTGGGATCTTCCGATAGGGACTGGGAAATCACTCGCTGGATCTGCCGGGAAGCCTCTTGATTACCTCATTGGGCACTGGCAGTTGTCAGGTATAGCTACGCTATCTTCTGGGACCTGGTATACGGTCACCGACTCCAATGCGAACTTTGCAAACTCTGACGGGCAACAGCGGCCCGATTTTGTGCCGGGACAGAAAGCCTCAGGGAAACCATGCGCAGCCGGCACGTTTTTCAACACCTGTGCCTTTCAGGACCCTGCATTCGGATCTTTCGGGGACGTATCGCTCAACACAGTCAACGGTCCAGGCGTTAAGAACTGGGATATTTCGGTGCTAAAGACAATTCCTGTAGGAGAAGCTCGGCGGTTTGAGCTACGCGGAGAGTTCTATAACGCGCTCA is drawn from Edaphobacter lichenicola and contains these coding sequences:
- a CDS encoding TonB-dependent receptor domain-containing protein, with protein sequence MKISNFILLVAFLVAVPLLKAQIDTATVAGRVTDRTGATVPMAAVTVTNTETNFVYHAKSAANGEWTISPVHIGTYRLAVSAAGFNQAVAGPFTLSVEQRQQIDLTLQTGSVSAVVEVTDTAPVLETATSERSQLIDSRTMQTLPLNGRNPVQLAQLSAGVTVSEPGARDEQGYGFSANGARSLQNNFLLDGIDNNSNLPDLLNEANYVVMPSVDALQEFRFETDSYSAEFGRATGAVVNATTKSGSNHIHGVVYEFLRNQAFDARNYFDQTLPPYHQNQFGATIGLPIIHNKLFLFLDYEGLRLSQGQTYTALVPTAQQRIGDFSSQLDLTSPTGVQDCNGNPTYNGELFNTKLTQASAASPTGYCGVPFGYNADGTPSNVIPDASIDSLGAKLVALYPAQNANGSGYNYVSNPNLIRNANQGDVRVDQVLTHSDNIFYRFSMSRSPSTIPATFPGFADGGGFFTGVGQNNAYSVAVSETHVFSPTRVNEIRIGYNRLHTNRFQFFSNTDVSETVGFPGVPYQAGTDNGGLPQMYFNDVATLGSPTYLPSNEIQNTYSLSDTFTLIAGEHSIKFGGEIRPEEFTIFQPAAPRGTLTFGTQFTDNPAAQGTGGSGLATLLTGQPDGGGINNINNVDYNRKVFGIFLQDDWRATPKLTINAGIRYDFFSAILERHNSQANFNPVTGELDIPRSNSAVLTPTLAGLLTVNRTASNGLIPPIYTNVSPRLGLALQFSPGWVLRAGSGLFFNGEESGPYSNPSPGFNPPYFASQNYVAPCSLASYASVLDCSIPGLRTLSDGFPSDALSDPNTPNLFSEDKLRTPYVAQWHLTVQHEITQHMTAEVAYVGSKGTHLYTFSNVNQAAPTADTSAPSAPRRPFPTLDTSIGWLRSDGFTNYNSAQFKLEQHLSHGVAAIVNYTYSHGLGNSSNANLGAQNNDSFRDIRLLGEYGNLDFDVRHRFTTGYSWDLPIGTGKSLAGSAGKPLDYLIGHWQLSGIATLSSGTWYTVTDSNANFANSDGQQRPDFVPGQKASGKPCAAGTFFNTCAFQDPAFGSFGDVSLNTVNGPGVKNWDISVLKTIPVGEARRFELRGEFYNALNHPNFLFAAPGPQNSNNATTFGSTNFGVVTAARDPRLIQIGLKFYY